In one window of Venenivibrio stagnispumantis DNA:
- a CDS encoding Fic family protein, with protein MINGRLIKERKIILEELGGLPPPVIKNKEWLYILEEETRNSILIEGFFLSEKELKKILKTNNPVSRDEEEALNYYKTANFIYGLGYENYKQNEFLFGIPLIRQINKELGYTGEFRKGEIKIAGAKFNPPNNYIEEWLSIFVDFVKYLYKNFDFNGLAVSHGFFEEIHPFDDGNGRTGRIILNYILVSKGYPPVILKGDEENKKKYYKALEEMDSYMKEIFLKKPDKNEVIQKLKDIKISKLTELILESLRENLDKIILGIYERNGFKLEPVSELLKTLGYSPSSTRQLIKRGKIIAVKKENKWYSVRQIFDKLL; from the coding sequence ATGATTAATGGAAGGTTAATAAAAGAGAGGAAAATAATTCTTGAAGAACTAGGGGGTTTACCACCTCCGGTTATAAAAAATAAAGAATGGCTGTATATCTTGGAAGAAGAAACAAGGAATTCTATTTTGATAGAGGGATTTTTCTTGTCTGAAAAAGAATTAAAAAAGATTTTAAAAACAAATAATCCGGTTTCAAGAGATGAAGAAGAAGCTTTAAATTATTATAAAACAGCAAATTTTATATATGGACTTGGATATGAAAATTATAAACAAAATGAATTTTTGTTTGGTATACCGTTAATAAGGCAGATAAATAAAGAGCTTGGATATACTGGAGAGTTTAGGAAAGGAGAAATAAAAATAGCCGGAGCAAAATTCAATCCACCAAATAATTATATAGAAGAATGGCTATCAATTTTTGTGGATTTTGTAAAATATTTATATAAAAACTTTGATTTTAATGGTTTAGCGGTTTCTCATGGATTTTTTGAAGAAATACATCCATTTGATGACGGAAATGGAAGAACCGGAAGAATTATTTTAAATTATATTTTAGTAAGTAAAGGCTATCCACCGGTAATATTAAAAGGTGATGAAGAAAATAAAAAGAAGTATTATAAAGCATTGGAAGAGATGGATTCTTATATGAAAGAAATATTTTTAAAAAAACCTGATAAAAATGAAGTTATTCAAAAGTTAAAAGATATAAAAATATCAAAGCTTACAGAATTAATTTTAGAAAGTTTAAGAGAAAATTTAGATAAGATAATCTTGGGAATATATGAAAGAAATGGTTTTAAATTAGAACCGGTATCAGAGCTATTAAAAACCTTAGGTTATAGTCCTTCAAGCACCAGACAATTAATA
- a CDS encoding type II secretion system F family protein, translating into MAIFKYKAITKDGKEISGSLEAETILEVRNILVSKNLIPIEIKEPTKSLRKKLDIKIFRKSASSEDIILILYQLGLLIEKNVHITSAIEIIAKEQENEELKNSLLKIKSLISEGKSIADAFNEVKIFPEFIIEMIRAGEFSGALSKIFLSASSFLEKQNSFKSNIINALIYPSIVITVGFLALIIIMNIVVPTVVKIYTQFGKELPLSTKIVIIFSKIFSITFKLIPIFLILGFLINKKYLKEDFWDKFKMKIPFFNKIFLYSQISSWANTMAILLEGGVLLTKAIEISSAGISNKILQKLIKETVYDVEKGRALSVSLKEKNIFPENVVQLIAIGEETGQIEDIFKMIAEIYKKQTEKLINRFITLLEPLTLIILSILIGFFIFATLFPIFNISVKK; encoded by the coding sequence ATGGCTATTTTTAAGTATAAAGCAATAACAAAAGATGGAAAAGAAATAAGTGGCTCATTAGAGGCAGAAACAATTTTAGAAGTAAGAAATATACTCGTTTCAAAAAATTTAATACCAATAGAAATTAAAGAGCCTACAAAATCTTTGAGAAAAAAGTTAGATATAAAAATATTTAGAAAATCAGCATCTTCTGAAGATATAATTTTAATACTTTATCAATTGGGGCTTTTAATAGAAAAGAATGTGCATATAACATCTGCCATAGAGATAATAGCAAAAGAACAGGAAAATGAGGAACTAAAAAATAGTCTTTTAAAGATAAAATCTTTAATTTCAGAAGGAAAATCTATAGCTGATGCTTTTAATGAAGTAAAAATTTTTCCGGAATTTATTATTGAGATGATAAGAGCAGGAGAATTTTCCGGAGCATTAAGTAAAATCTTTTTATCTGCATCTTCTTTTTTAGAAAAGCAAAATAGTTTCAAATCTAACATAATAAATGCTTTAATTTATCCATCTATTGTTATAACAGTTGGATTTTTAGCTTTGATTATAATAATGAATATTGTTGTTCCTACGGTAGTAAAAATTTACACCCAATTTGGTAAAGAACTTCCTTTGTCAACAAAGATTGTTATCATTTTTTCTAAAATTTTTTCAATAACATTTAAATTAATACCTATCTTTTTAATATTGGGATTTTTAATAAATAAAAAGTATCTTAAGGAAGATTTTTGGGATAAATTTAAAATGAAGATTCCATTTTTTAATAAAATATTTCTATACAGTCAAATTTCTTCCTGGGCTAATACAATGGCTATATTACTTGAAGGTGGAGTCTTATTAACGAAAGCAATTGAAATATCTTCAGCCGGTATTTCCAATAAAATTTTACAGAAATTAATAAAGGAAACTGTTTATGATGTAGAAAAAGGAAGAGCTTTATCTGTTTCTTTAAAAGAAAAAAATATCTTTCCGGAAAATGTTGTTCAACTGATAGCTATCGGTGAAGAAACCGGACAAATTGAAGATATATTTAAAATGATTGCCGAAATCTATAAAAAACAAACAGAAAAATTAATAAACAGATTTATAACACTGCTTGAACCATTAACATTAATAATTTTATCAATTTTAATAGGCTTTTTCATCTTTGCAACGCTATTTCCTATATTCAATATATCTGTTAAAAAATAA